The genomic stretch GAGTCGGGTTCTTTTGCATATTTGGGAATGGGTTCCTTGATTTTCCGTTGAGAACGGGTTCTGAGTGAGTCTTGGGTTGTTCCCAGGCCTTGCATCAGGTATttcccactctttctcttctgTGTTGTCTTTCTGTtcttttttgttgtttcttttccttcttcttttgttgGCTGTTGGCGTTAATAAAATTgcgtctttcaaaaaaataaaataaaaatacaatgcaGGAGAGTCACATTCGAATAGTTTTTCTTTGACACCAAGAGAACAGATGCAAGCTTGAGGGCGAGGACAGTGATAAATATTTGGCTTGATAAAAAAACATAAAGACCACTTAATAGAAAATAAAACAGAACATAAATAGAAGCCATCAAAGATGACACCTCAGTGGAGGTGTCTGACGTGTTTTACTCTCTGATGTCATCACCAGGACACTTTGTCTGCACTCCCCTGAGTGTTGTGTCAAGTGCTCCAATGACCGAAACCCTAAAAGTCTCCAGGTACGTCCTCTCACTGGCCTGGACAGggtatgaatggaatggattcttGCTTGACTCATAGAACTTGTCAGCCCACCTggaatgcatcattttttttttctcaaaaaattcGGTGGATAATGAGATGCACCACAATTCATAAAGAATCCTGTTGCAAATTGCTACTGCTACAAGTACATTTCTGCTTGCCCACCATTGAACCCCATGCTATGCACCCATTCCTAGTGAAAGGAAAATGCTAAAGTAGGTTACCCCTGCATATCTTTTCTTGTTGAAATTTGCTTACCTCATTACTACGTGCTTTATTTTGTTCCCCATGTTTCTTATTTcaacagatttttttttcttcaattgacaACTTGAATTTTTTAAGCCAATAAAATAGAGCCATAAAGTTTTAGGGATGGGCAGTGAATAGAACCTCTCCTTGCTCTCCCTTTAGTGAGAGATATGGCTGTTTCACTAGCATACCTATGAGTTATTGGTTGTTCTCTCAATTATCTTTCAGTTGCTGTGCTGAATGCTGCATTCGTTTTCTTGCTTATATGTAAAACTGTTGTTTCGTTTATAGATTCTTATACTAAGGCATTTACCATTCATTTAGGTTCATGGATCAGAATCGGATATCGATGCTTTATGTGTTGGCCCAATCTATGCGACAATGGCAGTAAGTTCCTGGACATGCCCTTTGGTTTACTCCTTAGTTATCTAGGGTGGAAATTTATCGCTTGATCTGTTATTTCATAACTGTGGCAGGAGGACTTTTTTATTGTTCTGCGCAATATGCTTCAAAGTAGGCCAGAAGTATCAGAGCTTCACTGTGTCAAGAGTGCAAAAGTTCCTTTAATGCGTTTCAAATTCAATGGGATCTCAATAGATCTTCCGTATGCCCAACTTTCAGTAATTTCGGTTCCTGAGGTAACTCTCTTGAGTTTGCATTCCCTTTTGGAACTGCTGTAGAAGGCCTTATGTTTCTTTGAGACTGCAATTTTTTCCCCCGTGATCAGCAAGAAAATTTTATTCAAAGAGAAAGGGGAAAAGGTAATGGACAACAATGGATGAGAATTAACAAACACTAGCGATTTGTGTAGACACTCCCAAGCAAAGCCCATCTGATAATGAATTCATTTCCTGGAAATATGGATCGAACTGTTGGGAAAGAGGCTGCCTAAGACTTTCTCGTTAAGAAGAACTCTATGTTTCTGAGAGGTGCAACTTGATCCTGAATCCTGGAGAGGAGGAGAGTGGTTATGACAGTTggagatgacccaaaaatcctGGATTTTGCAACCTAGGGGTCTCTGTTGGAATTGAAAAGTGTGGAAGTCCTGGATTTTGATCCACtatggaattgaaatccaggaTTTTCAGGGGTGCTAAATGACCTCACTTCTACAAATCCTGGATTTCAATTCCCAACTACCTAAAATCCAGGATTTGGTGGAGGTGCCAAATGACCATTTATAGAGTTTGTTCCGGAAACTATTGCTTTCTGGCATAATTGAGTAGCTGTACACCTGTGGCTCTGAGCATCTATAGCCATGGTTACTTAAAAAGAACACAGTCGACGAGGAGTAGGACAGTATAAATGCATGCTTCATTCTGTTTCTATTTGTTTTTGTTATTGGTATTATTATTTTGCAGCATACACATGTTTTTCACTGTTCCATCACTGCATACTATCCCCCGCTGCATGCTATAGAAGGTTAACTTGCTTAGTGTAACATTGCAGAATGTGGACATCCTCAACCCATTCTTCTTACAGAACATTGATGAAACAAGTTGGAGAAGCTTGTCTGGTGTACGTGCGAATATACGTCTCCTTCAGCTTGTCCCAAACTTGGAGGTACTGCTCGAATCTCTCTGTTTTCAGTGTTTATGTGGTTCTTGAACGAATGGAATGTGTTAGTTTGGGACACGCCTGCATTACGGCGCTTCTTTTTTACATTGAGTAGGTGCTCTGGTTTGTGGCTTTAAGCCCCACAGCATGAGTCATATAGCCTTAATATAAGTATCAAAGCATGGATCGGGTCTCACCTGACGTAGATACAAATACTAgcatcctagttttttttttttggtggctgACTTAAGATATAGGTTTCTATATTTCAATAAGATATGTGTTTCTATATTTCAATAACAATTTTCCATCTGCTCTGGAGTTCATCTTTTCTTTAAGTGGAGACTAAGACAGATTTCCATGTTGTGAATGTTTACTGTGCTCTGTCCACATGCTTTTGTTTATGTTCAACTGTGAGTCTTTGCGAGCATGATTGCTAGGTGTAGAGATGACACTGTgtaggttttttattttatttttatttttattattacaccTTTGAAAGAAAATTTCAGAAAGATCTATTTCAGTATTCTCTGTCCTACATTGTTCAGTTTCTGTTATTGTAAATTTTCTGATACATTCTTTGCTTGGTTGTCTCCAGAATTTCCAATCAATGCTGCGATGCATTAAACTATGGGCTAGGAGGCGAGGACTTTATTCTCATGTAAGGGGCATTTCCATGCGGCATAGTTGTCTCGTATCTCTGCCTAAACTTAGTTCTCTACTAGCAATGCAAAATTTCAcagtaatatttgttttttcgttGCAGTTACTTGGGTTTTTTGGAGGGATCCACTTGGCAATTCTTTCAGCACATATTTGTCAGAGACATCCTAATGCCAGTATCAGTGCTCTTATCTCAATTTTCTTCGATACATTTTCTCGCTGGCCTTGGCCCTCACCTGTGACTCTGCAAGATGGATCGATTCCATATAGGGATGTTTCTGATGGGCGCTCCTTCATGCCTATTATGATGCCATGTAGTCCGTATGACTGGTGCAACACTAATATCACAAGAAGCACATTTAACAGGATCAGAACAGAATTCAATCGCGGGCATAATATGACAAGGGTATGTTTCCTTTTTTACTGTGTAATGATTTGTCAATGCTTaccgtgaaaaaaaaaagaggctttcTCAATGCTTTCTTCTTAAGGTTTCTTGATGGGTGTGTTTAGTTGTACccaatatcatgatatttaatgattatcaatattatttgctgtgaaatttcatgaaatttgtgcAACCAAATACACTCTAGAATAGCAGGTATATCCTGTATTTTATTCTGTTTCTCAATTTAATGTTAAATGCTCAGTTCGTCATGATCATGAGGGGTAAAAGGTTGCCACCTTATGTATGTAAATATTATTCTTTGTCAGGATCTTGGGAAGCCGGATTTTGAGTGGAGTGATCTATTTGATCCTTTCCCATTTACAAAGAGATACACACGTTTTGTAAGGATTTTCCTCGCAGCTCCAGATGAAGATGAGTTGAGGGATTGGCTGGGTTGGGTGAAGTCACGCTTTCGAAATCTTCTTCAGAAGGTAGGCAGCAAGTCTCATATTTTCTTACTGAAGTAGATTTGGTCTATTGCCATATTTATGTTGCCGCTGATGAGGAGCTTGTCTTTTATCTTAATAttaggaattttattttattgtttatttttttgTCCTTGTGTTTGGGGCATGCTTTGATTTGTTATGTGAAAGATTTACTGGGGGAAAATCTCACAACCTTGTTGGAGCAACAAACAAAACTGGCCTTTTTGGGGTGTACTGTTTCTGGCCTTTGATGCTGACATTTACTTTTGCAGGCCATGATATACCTTACCTTTAGGCCCTTTTTGGAAGATGCCTGAAAATGAGTTTCTATCTCATTTTGGTTAACCGTGGTTATGTGTTAGAGAACtcgatctctaatacataattactgttaactttTTTTGACAAGTAAAAGATATTTTTATAAAAAACGagaacaaaaacaaacaaagaagGGCTGAAGAGCTGAGATAGCCCCTCCGCTACTCCCCTACAAAAAGAAGATTACAATCCTTTAGTTTATCAACAGCATAAGCCCACTCAACTATAAAATAAATCACCTTATTAACAGTACCCTCTAAAGATTTAGACATGTCATTAAAAcacctcccatttctttcttcccacacagCCCACCAAACTGCCAAAAGAGACATTTTCCACAGCTTTGACCTATAATTTCCAAAACTTATGCCATGCCAAGCCTGCTGCAAACCTCAAACAGATTGTGGAAAAGACCATTGGATGTTAAAGCAGAGCAGAATATCAGTCCAAATCCGATATGTGAAGGGGCAGTGGATAAATAGATGGTCCACTGTTTCTTCATTTTCCATGCAACAAAGACAGATATTAGTGATGTACATGCCCCTTTTCCTCAGATTGTCCACTGTCAAGACCTTTTTCTTGCAAACCAACCAACCGAAGGAAGCTAGCTATCTTTGGAGGAACATGGTATTTCCAAATCCGATGAGTCGATTCTTCTTCAATAGGAGGAGAGTTTTTTTCAACATGACTGTGAAAGGATTTTTAGGTTTCTATAAAATAGGGGCTTAGCTCTTCTTTATGTATACCATTGGGTCATAGTTGACTTTTTACTTTTCACCCGCATTCATTTCTATTGGATCTGAGCGCATGGAATCTTGATGCAATGGTGTGTTGATGCCCATCCCCATCACATCTTGCTGGATCGTGCATTCCTTTGAAttacattttgaaaaaacaaaaacctaatTAATGGTGAATTGTCCTGTAACTAGCGATGTGTGTGTCCCATTGCAAGGAAGCATGGCTCGCATGTGCAAGATCCTCAACTGTTTTTGATGTGTGTTTATGTTAGAACTTGGAGCTTTCGAAGTGATTACTCTTTTGAATTGTAATGTGCTGCAGCTGGAGGAAGTTCAGGGATATTGTGATCCCAATCCTACAGAGTATGTTGATCATGAAGTAGCTGAGCCAAACACTGTATTTTATTGGGGTTTATCACCCAACAGGAGCAGCTTCACCGATATTGACTCTGTCAAAGAAGAGTTCATGAAAAGTGTGGACAACGGCTATCAAGGTTCTGCTTGCAGGCTCGAACTTTCCATTGTCAACGCCTCCCAGCTTCCCAAAAATGCACAAATCGATTGGGGGAATGGAAACATGTCGAAAGCCTATTGGAGAATTTCTGATTATATCCAGCAGAGACCGCCTGTTTATTCTCAGCATTTACCGTATTACTTCGTCGGGTATGCAGCAGCAGCTACTGATAGAAGCGAGTAACCGGTTGCCGGGGGTTAAAGCTACAGTAAAATGAGTGGATCTGTGTACCCGTGTACCGAGCTTCAGATTGGCTCTTGATTAGGTGATCTTCCTTACTTTTGGGCTTCCAGTATTTCTTGGATTGAACGGTCCAGATGATTTGTTTTGTAGAAAAGGAATGGTGCCTATTCCCCACTGTTGGATTGGTGGAAGGCACAATTGCACTATAGTTCAAAGAGGGCAGAGTGGTGtttggggaaaaaaaatatatttcaagGAATTGTAAATCGCATGTAATGTTTCCAATTTTTTTGCCATTTTTTCTTTATAAAGGTTAACACAATCATCTAAAAAATCTAGGTGGAGGTGCCTTTTGTTCCTCTTGATTTGTAACCCTCTCTCTCAGTGGGAGGTTTTTCTAGAGCAATACTGTTTTTTTATTTGTCTGCCTAGGCGGAGGTAGAGGTGCCTTTTGCATCTCTCTTGATTTGTAACCCTCTCTCAGTGGGGGAGGTTATTTCTGGAGCAATACTGTTTTTATTTGTCTGAACAGGTGGGGCTGTTATAATACTGAAAAGTTGTTTCTGTAATCTTGAATTTGTAGTTCAATTGATTCATATTCAATAATTGGATAGTGCATGTGTTGGTGAAAATGGGAAGCAGTCCTGTTTGCAATGCTTTGACCCATTCCTTGGGCTTCATAATCTGTGGTCGGGTGTGCCTGTTGCCATTGTTTAATAGATATCGTAATCTCCTactgtaatttaaaaaaaataaaatcatgcgGGTGTTCCATGACAGAACAGAAATATTCTTGCATTGAAATTTCATGTCATGGTTGTTCTAGAGGACAGGTATTCTCAACATGTGCCATTGTGGCATGCCTCCAATTTTGACCATCCATCAGTACGATAAACAGGGAGCTCTCCGGCCATAAAAGTAGGCTGAAGAAGGGAATGCGTGTATGTTGCTCAATGGCCCTTGAACCATTCAAAGCTTTGAATAGAAAAGTTGTTAAATCTCTGCCCTCGATTGTGGCTACttgtgtctttttcttttttttttcttgtggccCGAGAATGTTCCCCTGCCAAAAAAAAATACACTTTTGAAGTACCAGCCTGTGGGTTCCACCACAGACTCTCcttgtttcaaaatttaaattggtCAATAAAGTGGCCACACACCCACCTGGCGTAGTATGCTCTCCATCTTGCCACGGGCGTTTGGCATGCAGTGCCTCGGCTAGCGCACTTGGCTGCTATGTGAGTACGTCCCTGACCACGTggtccacctcgatgtatgcattgtacatagaagatgtccatctatttttccagcttatttgaGGGCAgagtcccaaaaaatgaagcagatataaatttcaggtggaccaacaccacaggaaacaatggtcattgaaagcccaccattaaaaacttccgaggGTCCACCTTTATTGACTATCCAATcggttgataaagtcacacagacccggatgaaaggaaaaacaaatatcaactcgatctgaaatttgtggcccataaaaaggtttttaatggtcataatcactgtttcctttggtgtggtccacttaaaatttatatccgcttcatttttgggaccatgcactagaataatatgaaaaaaaccGTTGGACGTCATGGACATACAATGCATAGATTGAGGTAGGCCCTGCAGTCAGGGTCTGGTCTCACCCACAGTGCTGGTTCGGGGACGCATCCAAGTCGCGCTCTGCCCCAGCACCCTAATAAAATGTTTGGCTGTAGTGACTGTTGAATATGGACCACTGGTCATCTTCTTCCTAACTGTCCATCACAGACAAGTATGATCAACAAGTTAGCACACAAGTGTGCTTTTTTGGGCCAATGTGTCCGCTTATGCACAGTTATCCGGATTATAGCAGTGGAATGCGAATGATCACATTCTCTCAAGTGTTCCACATCTACACAAGTGCTGCTGTCAGATATGGGGCTAACAAAAGGTTCTTTGAAAACTGTTCAGTTAGCATATTATCAGTTGTGCTGTTTTGATGTGGTTATAAACTCAATATAGCTAATTTGATTGGATAGTCAGCCGCACTCcatttatgcattgtatatccaagcctTGGTCTGGTTTTCCAACTTATCGTAGGCGATGGTCCAATAAATAAAGCAGACGCAAATTTCAGATATACCATGCCACGGAAAACAGTAGGTAATgtttattgaaaaccttttataAGCCAAAAATGTTTTAGATAAGGCTGatatgctttcttttttttttttttttcctttcatctaatttttatgaacttatcaatagattggatggtcaaTCAACATTACGGTGTACGTTAGAAATCTTTTAATGGTGGtaattcaatgaccactgttttctgatgtgtggtctacctgaaactTAATTCAGTTTTATTTTTAGCCCCATATCTTAAAATAAGCCGAATAAA from Magnolia sinica isolate HGM2019 chromosome 17, MsV1, whole genome shotgun sequence encodes the following:
- the LOC131231952 gene encoding nuclear poly(A) polymerase 3 isoform X2; the encoded protein is MAYAYPNQRRILVPGPQFVDPRTAIHPSGFLPTPFGVINPSFRLPVPPVEVLVPNGPPVFAPVRFALNPAVLIRMDEQRTQSLLQFMAKEGLVPSPEEESKRRDAIVELKKIVVAWVKKVAWQRRLPKNQIASTCATILTYGSYGLGVHGSESDIDALCVGPIYATMADFFIVLRNMLQSRPEVSELHCVKSAKVPLMRFKFNGISIDLPYAQLSVISVPENVDILNPFFLQNIDETSWRSLSGVRANIRLLQLVPNLENFQSMLRCIKLWARRRGLYSHLLGFFGGIHLAILSAHICQRHPNASISALISIFFDTFSRWPWPSPVTLQDGSIPYRDVSDGRSFMPIMMPCSPYDWCNTNITRSTFNRIRTEFNRGHNMTRDLGKPDFEWSDLFDPFPFTKRYTRFVRIFLAAPDEDELRDWLGWVKSRFRNLLQKLEEVQGYCDPNPTEYVDHEVAEPNTVFYWGLSPNRSSFTDIDSVKEEFMKSVDNGYQGSACRLELSIVNASQLPKNAQIDWGNGNMSKAYWRISDYIQQRPPVYSQHLPYYFVGYAAAATDRSE
- the LOC131231952 gene encoding nuclear poly(A) polymerase 3 isoform X1, which produces MAYAYPNQRRILVPGPQFVDPRTAIHPSGFLPTPFGVINPSFRLPVPPVEVLVPNGPPVFAPVRFALNPAVLIRMDEQRTQSLLQFMAKEGLVPSPEEESKRRDAIVELKKIVVAWVKKVAWQRRLPKNQIASTCATILTYGSYGLGVHGSESDIDALCVGPIYATMAEDFFIVLRNMLQSRPEVSELHCVKSAKVPLMRFKFNGISIDLPYAQLSVISVPENVDILNPFFLQNIDETSWRSLSGVRANIRLLQLVPNLENFQSMLRCIKLWARRRGLYSHLLGFFGGIHLAILSAHICQRHPNASISALISIFFDTFSRWPWPSPVTLQDGSIPYRDVSDGRSFMPIMMPCSPYDWCNTNITRSTFNRIRTEFNRGHNMTRDLGKPDFEWSDLFDPFPFTKRYTRFVRIFLAAPDEDELRDWLGWVKSRFRNLLQKLEEVQGYCDPNPTEYVDHEVAEPNTVFYWGLSPNRSSFTDIDSVKEEFMKSVDNGYQGSACRLELSIVNASQLPKNAQIDWGNGNMSKAYWRISDYIQQRPPVYSQHLPYYFVGYAAAATDRSE
- the LOC131231952 gene encoding nuclear poly(A) polymerase 3 isoform X3, whose translation is MAYAYPNQRRILVPGPQFVDPRTAIHPSGFLPTPFGVINPSFRLPVPPVEVLVPNGPPVFAPVRFALNPAVLIRMDEQRTQSLLQFMAKEGLVPSPEEESKRRDAIVELKKIVVAWVKKVAWQRRLPKNQIASTCATILTYGSYGLGVHGSESDIDALCVGPIYATMANVDILNPFFLQNIDETSWRSLSGVRANIRLLQLVPNLENFQSMLRCIKLWARRRGLYSHLLGFFGGIHLAILSAHICQRHPNASISALISIFFDTFSRWPWPSPVTLQDGSIPYRDVSDGRSFMPIMMPCSPYDWCNTNITRSTFNRIRTEFNRGHNMTRDLGKPDFEWSDLFDPFPFTKRYTRFVRIFLAAPDEDELRDWLGWVKSRFRNLLQKLEEVQGYCDPNPTEYVDHEVAEPNTVFYWGLSPNRSSFTDIDSVKEEFMKSVDNGYQGSACRLELSIVNASQLPKNAQIDWGNGNMSKAYWRISDYIQQRPPVYSQHLPYYFVGYAAAATDRSE